In one Massilia endophytica genomic region, the following are encoded:
- a CDS encoding ATP-binding protein, whose amino-acid sequence MKQEASGAGAREAAGHKNMMQLIELRWIAVVGQITTIATAMLGFGLQLPLVHMLEVLACLIAFNIASHLRWHESRAVSNSEILLALLVDVGTLTAQLYLSGGASNPFAFLYLLQVILGAVLLEAWSTWVIVLVTSLCLAGLALFSKPLPLPIDYERGIESLYVQGMLICFMLIAALLVVFITRISRNVRAGDAQLAHLRQRAVEEEHVVRMGLLASGAAHELGTPLATLSVILGDWRRMPEFRGNPELLEEIGEMETQLKRCKAIVSGILLSAGEARGESSTRTTINTFLDGLVEEWRDSRPVKSFSYENRIRQDMPVVFDSALKQMICNVLDNALEASPGWVGMEATRADGHVTLRVTDTGAGFEPAMLEDFGRPYQSSKGKPGGGLGLFLSVNVARTLGGTVSARNRSEGGAEVLISLPLSAIALDEEKA is encoded by the coding sequence ATGAAGCAGGAAGCCAGCGGCGCCGGGGCGCGGGAAGCGGCCGGGCACAAGAACATGATGCAGCTGATCGAGCTGCGCTGGATAGCGGTGGTCGGCCAGATCACCACCATTGCCACCGCCATGCTGGGCTTCGGTCTGCAGCTGCCGCTGGTGCATATGCTGGAGGTGCTGGCCTGCCTGATCGCCTTCAACATCGCCAGCCACCTGCGCTGGCACGAGAGCCGCGCCGTCAGCAACAGCGAGATCCTCCTGGCCCTGCTGGTCGATGTGGGAACGCTCACGGCCCAGCTTTACCTGAGCGGCGGCGCGAGCAATCCCTTCGCCTTCCTCTACCTGCTGCAGGTCATTCTGGGCGCGGTGCTGCTCGAAGCCTGGTCCACCTGGGTGATCGTGCTGGTGACCTCGCTCTGCCTCGCTGGCCTGGCGCTCTTCTCCAAGCCGCTGCCCCTGCCCATCGATTACGAGCGCGGCATCGAAAGCCTCTACGTGCAGGGCATGCTGATCTGCTTCATGCTGATCGCGGCGCTCCTCGTCGTTTTTATCACCCGCATTTCGCGCAATGTGCGCGCGGGCGATGCGCAGCTGGCCCACCTGCGCCAGCGGGCGGTGGAAGAGGAGCACGTGGTGCGCATGGGCCTTCTCGCCTCCGGCGCGGCGCATGAACTGGGCACGCCGCTGGCGACGCTATCCGTCATCCTGGGCGACTGGCGGCGCATGCCGGAATTCCGGGGCAACCCGGAACTGCTGGAGGAGATCGGCGAGATGGAAACGCAGCTCAAGCGCTGCAAGGCCATCGTCAGTGGCATCCTGCTGTCGGCGGGCGAGGCGCGCGGCGAATCGTCGACCAGGACCACGATCAACACTTTCCTGGACGGCCTGGTGGAGGAGTGGCGCGACAGCCGTCCCGTAAAGTCCTTCAGCTACGAGAACCGCATCCGCCAGGACATGCCCGTGGTGTTCGATTCCGCCCTGAAGCAGATGATCTGCAACGTGCTCGATAACGCGCTGGAAGCCTCCCCCGGATGGGTGGGCATGGAGGCGACGCGCGCAGACGGCCATGTGACCCTGCGCGTGACCGACACGGGGGCGGGCTTCGAGCCCGCCATGCTGGAGGACTTCGGGCGTCCCTACCAGTCCAGCAAGGGCAAGCCGGGCGGTGGACTGGGTCTCTTCCTGTCCGTGAACGTGGCGCGCACCCTGGGCGGAACGGTCAGCGCGCGCAACCGCAGCGAGGGTGGGGCGGAAGTGCTGATAAGCTTACCCCTTTCGGCGATCGCGCTGGATGAGGAGAAGGCATGA
- a CDS encoding SURF1 family protein, translated as MPQASPDAPRRPPSAAARFFLAALALLLFCVFSALGTWQVKRLQWKRALIARVEERVNAPAVPAPPRARWPGITAASDEYRHVSVRGAFLYEQTARVQAVTELGAGFWLLTPMCTEDGIVFVNRGFVPAGPAPRPAPPAPADACARAGEAVAVTGLLRIAEPGGGFLRQNDPANDRWYSRDVQAIAAARGLRDVAPFFVDAKAGQEPAGAPGQPVGGLTVISFHNNHLGYAFTWYALAAMTAGAWFWQRRTMGTRNDRDNRPD; from the coding sequence ATGCCGCAGGCATCGCCCGATGCGCCGCGCCGTCCGCCTTCCGCGGCGGCGCGGTTTTTCCTTGCGGCGCTCGCGCTGCTGCTGTTCTGCGTCTTCTCGGCCCTCGGCACCTGGCAGGTCAAGCGCCTGCAGTGGAAGCGGGCGCTGATCGCCCGTGTCGAGGAAAGGGTGAACGCGCCTGCCGTTCCGGCGCCGCCGCGCGCGCGCTGGCCTGGCATCACTGCGGCGTCGGACGAATACCGCCACGTGAGCGTGCGCGGCGCCTTCCTCTATGAGCAGACTGCGCGCGTGCAGGCCGTGACGGAGCTGGGCGCGGGCTTCTGGCTGCTCACGCCCATGTGCACGGAGGACGGCATCGTGTTCGTCAACCGCGGCTTCGTACCCGCAGGGCCTGCGCCCAGGCCGGCGCCGCCAGCTCCGGCGGACGCCTGCGCCAGGGCTGGCGAAGCCGTTGCCGTCACGGGCCTGCTGCGCATTGCGGAGCCGGGCGGCGGCTTCCTGCGCCAGAACGATCCGGCGAACGACCGCTGGTATTCGCGCGATGTGCAGGCCATTGCGGCCGCGCGCGGCCTGCGCGATGTGGCGCCGTTCTTCGTGGATGCGAAGGCGGGACAGGAGCCGGCCGGCGCGCCGGGCCAGCCCGTCGGGGGACTCACCGTCATTTCATTCCATAATAACCATCTGGGCTATGCTTTTACCTGGTACGCTCTTGCCGCGATGACGGCGGGCGCCTGGTTCTGGCAGCGCCGAACGATGGGGACAAGGAATGATCGGGATAATAGACCTGACTGA
- a CDS encoding response regulator transcription factor — MSEERVLLIVEDDEAFARTLSRSFERRGYKVLLAATLDEASALVEHNRPGYAVVDLKLKGNASGLACVQMLHQHDPAMLIVVLTGYASINTAVEAVKLGACQYLAKPSNTDDIEAAFGHVAGAADVEVTNRTTSVKTLEWEHIHAVLAETEFNISEAARRLGMHRRTLARKLEKQRVK; from the coding sequence ATGAGCGAAGAGCGGGTACTGCTGATCGTGGAGGACGACGAAGCCTTCGCGCGCACCCTGAGCCGCTCCTTCGAACGGCGCGGCTACAAGGTCCTGCTGGCGGCCACGCTGGACGAGGCCAGCGCGCTGGTGGAACACAATCGTCCCGGCTACGCGGTGGTGGACCTGAAGCTGAAGGGCAACGCCTCGGGGCTGGCCTGCGTGCAGATGCTGCACCAGCACGACCCGGCCATGCTGATCGTGGTGCTGACCGGTTACGCCAGCATCAACACCGCCGTGGAGGCGGTGAAGCTGGGCGCCTGCCAGTATCTCGCCAAGCCTTCCAACACGGACGATATCGAGGCCGCCTTCGGCCACGTCGCGGGCGCCGCGGATGTGGAGGTGACGAACCGCACCACCTCCGTCAAGACCCTGGAATGGGAACACATTCACGCCGTGCTGGCGGAAACGGAATTCAATATCTCCGAAGCGGCCCGCCGCCTCGGCATGCACCGGCGCACCCTGGCGCGCAAGCTGGAGAAGCAGCGGGTGAAGTAG
- the cyoB gene encoding cytochrome o ubiquinol oxidase subunit I gives MHEPTETSTSLLFGRLGWEAIPFHEPILLYTFIAVMIGGLAVLGAITKFKLWGHLWRDWICSIDHKKIGIMYIILGLVMLLRGFADALMMRAQQAMSFGDATGFLPPHHYDQIFTAHGVIMIFFVAMPLVTGFMNYVVPLQIGARDVAFPFLNNFSFWMTTFGAVLVMASLFVGEFARTGWLAYPPLSGILASPDVGVDYYIWSLQIAGVGTLLSGINLIVTIVKMRAPGMDLMKMPVFTWTALCTNILIVAAFPVLTAVLAMLGLDRLFHTNFFTNDLGGNAMMYVNLIWIWGHPEVYILVLPVFGIFSEVVSTFSSKRLFGYTSMVYATMVITILSYLVWLHHFFTMGSGASVNSFFGITTMIISIPTGAKIFNWLFTMYHGRIRYELPMMWTVAFMVTFVIGGMTGVMLAVPPADFVLHNSLFLIAHFHNVIIGGVLFGLFAGINYWWPKAFGYKLNQFWGKISFWCWVVGFYLAFMPLYVMGFMGVTRRMSHFDDPNLWIWQQIAAVGALTIAAGIGAMLMQFYVSVRDRKKNLDVTGDPWGGRTLEWSTSSPPPDYNFAFTPVVHDNDTWADMKKNGYQRPLKDFVAIHMPKNTGAGFVIAALSAVLGFAIIWHMWLLTGLSFVAMMAAIIIHTFNYKRDYYIPAEQVTAVEEKRTKLLEAHA, from the coding sequence ATGCACGAGCCAACCGAAACTTCCACGAGCCTGCTGTTCGGCCGCCTTGGCTGGGAAGCGATTCCTTTCCATGAACCGATCCTGCTCTATACCTTTATCGCCGTGATGATCGGCGGCCTGGCCGTGCTGGGCGCCATCACCAAATTCAAGCTGTGGGGCCACCTGTGGCGCGACTGGATCTGCTCCATCGACCACAAGAAGATCGGCATCATGTACATCATCCTGGGCCTGGTGATGCTGCTGCGCGGCTTCGCCGACGCGCTGATGATGCGCGCCCAGCAGGCCATGTCCTTCGGCGACGCCACGGGCTTCCTGCCGCCGCACCACTACGACCAGATCTTCACCGCCCACGGCGTGATCATGATCTTCTTCGTGGCGATGCCGCTGGTGACGGGCTTCATGAACTACGTGGTGCCGCTGCAGATCGGCGCGCGCGACGTGGCTTTCCCCTTCCTGAACAATTTCTCCTTCTGGATGACGACCTTCGGCGCCGTGCTGGTGATGGCTTCCCTGTTCGTGGGCGAGTTCGCGCGCACGGGCTGGCTGGCCTATCCGCCGCTGTCGGGCATTCTCGCCAGTCCGGACGTGGGGGTGGACTACTACATCTGGTCATTGCAGATTGCGGGTGTCGGTACGCTGCTCTCGGGGATCAACCTGATTGTCACCATCGTGAAGATGCGCGCTCCGGGCATGGACCTGATGAAGATGCCCGTCTTCACCTGGACCGCCCTGTGCACCAACATCCTGATCGTGGCCGCCTTCCCCGTGCTGACCGCCGTGCTGGCCATGCTGGGCCTCGACCGCCTGTTCCACACCAACTTCTTCACGAACGACCTTGGCGGCAATGCCATGATGTACGTGAACCTGATCTGGATCTGGGGCCACCCGGAGGTCTACATCCTGGTGCTGCCGGTGTTCGGCATCTTCTCGGAAGTGGTTTCCACCTTTTCCAGCAAGCGCCTGTTCGGCTACACCTCCATGGTGTACGCGACGATGGTGATCACCATCCTGTCCTACCTCGTGTGGCTGCACCACTTCTTCACGATGGGTTCGGGAGCGAGCGTGAACTCCTTCTTCGGCATCACCACGATGATCATCTCGATCCCGACGGGCGCGAAGATCTTCAACTGGCTCTTCACCATGTACCATGGCCGCATCCGCTACGAGCTGCCAATGATGTGGACCGTGGCTTTCATGGTGACCTTCGTCATCGGCGGCATGACCGGCGTGATGCTGGCCGTGCCCCCGGCGGACTTCGTGCTGCACAACAGCCTGTTCCTGATCGCCCACTTCCACAACGTGATCATCGGCGGCGTGCTGTTCGGCCTCTTCGCGGGCATCAACTACTGGTGGCCCAAGGCTTTCGGCTACAAGCTCAATCAATTCTGGGGCAAGATCTCCTTCTGGTGCTGGGTGGTGGGCTTCTACCTCGCCTTCATGCCGCTGTACGTAATGGGCTTCATGGGCGTTACCCGCCGCATGAGCCACTTCGACGATCCGAACCTGTGGATCTGGCAGCAGATCGCCGCCGTCGGCGCGCTCACCATCGCGGCAGGTATCGGCGCCATGCTGATGCAGTTCTACGTGTCCGTGCGCGACCGCAAGAAGAACCTGGACGTGACGGGCGACCCATGGGGCGGCCGCACGCTGGAATGGTCCACGTCCTCGCCGCCGCCGGACTACAACTTTGCCTTCACCCCCGTGGTGCACGACAACGACACCTGGGCCGACATGAAAAAGAACGGCTATCAGCGCCCGCTCAAGGACTTCGTGGCCATCCACATGCCGAAGAACACCGGCGCCGGCTTCGTCATCGCCGCCCTGAGCGCGGTGCTGGGCTTCGCCATCATCTGGCATATGTGGCTGCTCACGGGCCTGAGCTTCGTGGCGATGATGGCCGCCATCATCATCCATACCTTCAACTACAAGCGCGACTACTACATTCCGGCGGAGCAGGTGACCGCCGTGGAAGAAAAGCGCACAAAACTGCTGGAAGCCCATGCCTGA
- a CDS encoding ester cyclase, which produces MQSNVDIALRFMDEVWARRQPGAVHRFVSPMFTDHAYGDGGANAHVRMAETFNAAFSSSEHKVEQAVEQDGLVILRLCVSAQHTGEFRGRAPRGAAIRVQQYRSFRIRAGLVTDHWALLDTAALLRQIDEAAPPRHGGLG; this is translated from the coding sequence ATGCAGTCCAATGTCGATATCGCGCTGCGTTTCATGGACGAAGTGTGGGCGCGGCGCCAGCCCGGCGCCGTGCACCGGTTTGTATCCCCCATGTTCACCGATCACGCCTATGGCGACGGAGGCGCGAACGCCCATGTCCGCATGGCGGAAACCTTCAACGCAGCCTTCAGCTCGTCGGAGCATAAGGTGGAACAGGCGGTGGAGCAGGATGGGCTGGTTATCCTGAGGCTCTGTGTGTCGGCGCAGCATACGGGGGAATTTCGCGGCCGCGCGCCCAGGGGAGCCGCCATACGGGTGCAGCAGTACCGCAGCTTCCGCATCCGCGCCGGTCTTGTGACTGACCACTGGGCTTTGCTGGACACCGCCGCGCTGCTGCGCCAGATCGATGAAGCCGCGCCACCCCGGCACGGAGGCCTTGGCTGA
- a CDS encoding MFS transporter, translating into MSDAAIANTAAAAPALPLRQGVLIWLGQLLTMLVVTATEFGLGIWTYERNGSALEFSAILVCAVVPGLLAAPWGGATADRADRRLVILAADCVELLLLVLTAALLWQEALQLWHIYAVNAVFSVSLAYRVPAYQAALGAMLPRRHFARLLGMLRTGSSVVLMLSPMVAAAVMAAAGLASLLAGGAAILLLALLPLLLIRFPTRREPAQAHGGTDLKAFGEALRYLWRQPALAFLTAYGTAVCFLRSLAMTLFVPLALATQTPATLAWIQSAGSAGLLASSLAVAAFGLPKRLVPAMLVLDILFGIAIVLLGAAGSKAALAAAMFAAMASVALRLSAYQTFWQLTVPDAMQGRIFSLNGALMSAAAPLAAIVGGLLADEVFAPLLASGAAWTEVLRFGAGGPKAQGIALMFAIGGVLSVLVAAGALLHPALRRLDAAPVQEALSPR; encoded by the coding sequence ATGAGCGATGCGGCCATCGCAAACACCGCGGCCGCGGCGCCCGCGCTGCCACTGCGGCAAGGTGTGCTGATCTGGCTCGGCCAGCTGCTGACGATGCTGGTCGTCACGGCCACGGAGTTCGGGCTCGGCATCTGGACCTACGAGCGCAACGGCTCGGCGCTGGAATTCTCCGCCATCCTGGTCTGCGCCGTCGTGCCGGGACTCCTGGCCGCGCCCTGGGGCGGCGCCACGGCCGACCGCGCGGACCGGCGCCTCGTGATCCTGGCCGCCGACTGCGTGGAGCTGCTGCTGCTCGTGCTGACGGCAGCCCTGCTATGGCAGGAGGCCTTGCAGCTGTGGCATATCTACGCCGTCAATGCCGTGTTCTCGGTGAGCCTGGCCTATCGCGTTCCCGCCTACCAGGCGGCGCTGGGAGCCATGCTGCCACGGCGCCATTTCGCGCGCCTGCTCGGCATGCTGCGAACAGGCAGTTCAGTGGTCCTGATGCTGTCGCCCATGGTGGCAGCCGCCGTCATGGCAGCAGCGGGACTCGCCAGCCTGCTCGCCGGTGGCGCAGCCATCCTGCTCCTGGCGCTGCTGCCGCTTCTGCTGATCCGCTTCCCCACGCGGCGCGAACCTGCGCAGGCGCACGGCGGCACGGACCTCAAGGCTTTCGGCGAGGCCCTGCGCTACCTGTGGCGCCAGCCCGCGCTGGCCTTCCTTACCGCTTACGGCACGGCAGTCTGCTTCCTGCGCAGCCTTGCCATGACGCTCTTCGTGCCCCTGGCGCTTGCGACGCAGACGCCCGCCACCCTGGCCTGGATACAGTCGGCGGGCTCGGCGGGCCTGCTGGCCAGCTCCCTGGCGGTGGCCGCCTTCGGCCTGCCGAAGCGCCTGGTGCCTGCCATGCTGGTGCTCGACATCCTGTTCGGCATCGCCATCGTGCTGCTGGGCGCAGCGGGCAGCAAGGCGGCCCTGGCGGCGGCCATGTTTGCGGCCATGGCCAGCGTGGCGCTGCGGCTTTCGGCCTACCAGACCTTCTGGCAGCTTACGGTGCCGGACGCAATGCAGGGCCGCATCTTCTCCCTCAACGGCGCGCTCATGTCGGCCGCCGCTCCGCTGGCGGCCATTGTGGGAGGCCTGCTGGCCGATGAAGTCTTCGCGCCGCTGTTGGCATCCGGCGCCGCCTGGACCGAAGTGCTGCGTTTCGGCGCGGGCGGCCCGAAGGCGCAGGGCATCGCGCTCATGTTCGCCATTGGGGGCGTGCTGAGTGTTCTGGTAGCGGCGGGCGCCCTGCTCCATCCGGCGCTGCGCCGCCTCGATGCGGCGCCAGTGCAGGAGGCGCTCAGTCCCAGGTGA
- a CDS encoding carboxypeptidase regulatory-like domain-containing protein, whose amino-acid sequence MLPGRLIAIPLLSLAMTGHAAAQSAPATDLLTGSSNGTPFVSGGVGQEQQAAIKALRADYNLLLTFANKSGEYRANVEVAVLDQAGNVRFAENKAGPLLYMRLAPGSYRVDARSEGVQQTRQVSVPAGGQRELAFTWD is encoded by the coding sequence ATGTTGCCAGGACGTCTTATCGCCATCCCGCTGCTCTCGCTGGCCATGACCGGCCACGCAGCGGCCCAATCGGCCCCCGCTACCGATCTGTTGACAGGGAGCAGCAACGGCACGCCATTCGTTTCAGGAGGCGTCGGCCAGGAGCAGCAGGCGGCCATCAAGGCGCTGCGCGCCGACTACAACCTGCTCCTCACTTTCGCCAACAAGAGCGGCGAATACCGCGCCAACGTGGAAGTCGCAGTGCTGGACCAGGCAGGCAATGTGCGCTTTGCCGAGAACAAGGCCGGGCCGCTGCTCTATATGCGGCTGGCGCCCGGCAGCTACCGCGTGGACGCCCGTTCGGAAGGCGTTCAGCAGACCCGCCAGGTATCGGTTCCGGCCGGCGGCCAGCGCGAGCTGGCCTTCACCTGGGACTGA
- the cyoA gene encoding ubiquinol oxidase subunit II → MKYMKHWRGLLLLPLVLLAGCNTVVLNPAGDIAQQQAHLVIVATLLMLLIVVPVIILTLLFAWRYRKNNTAAKYDPDWDHSTKLELVIWGVPLLLIIVLGAITWISTHLLDPYRPLQRLDENRPVAAGTAPMIVEVVALDWKWLFIYPEQGIATVNELVTPIDRPIKFKISASTVMNAFYIPSLAGMIYAMPGMETQLNAVMNKVGVYDGFSSNYSGAGFSHMRFKYHGVTQQDFDEYVAKTKAAGSALTRAAYMQLEKPSEREPVRRYADVDHDLYDAIVNRCVTPGSVCMSEQMHHDMRRVSIDAAAKAQQAKAGETNLAKLDAEVCVTPAEGQAAAQPTISTKK, encoded by the coding sequence ATGAAATATATGAAACATTGGCGCGGACTGTTGCTTCTTCCACTGGTGCTGCTGGCAGGCTGCAACACCGTGGTGCTCAATCCGGCGGGCGATATCGCCCAGCAGCAGGCGCACCTGGTCATCGTGGCCACCCTCCTGATGCTGCTTATCGTTGTCCCGGTCATTATCCTGACGCTGCTCTTCGCCTGGCGTTATCGTAAAAATAACACCGCCGCCAAGTACGATCCGGACTGGGACCATTCCACCAAGCTGGAACTGGTGATCTGGGGCGTGCCCCTGCTGCTGATTATCGTGCTCGGTGCGATCACCTGGATCAGCACCCACCTGCTCGATCCCTACCGTCCCCTCCAGCGCCTGGACGAGAACCGTCCCGTCGCCGCGGGCACCGCGCCCATGATCGTGGAAGTGGTGGCGCTGGACTGGAAATGGCTCTTCATCTATCCGGAGCAGGGCATCGCCACCGTCAACGAGCTGGTGACCCCCATCGACCGCCCGATCAAGTTCAAGATCTCGGCGTCGACCGTGATGAACGCTTTCTATATTCCTTCGCTGGCCGGGATGATCTACGCGATGCCGGGCATGGAAACCCAGCTGAACGCGGTGATGAACAAGGTTGGCGTGTACGACGGCTTCTCGTCCAACTACAGCGGCGCGGGCTTCTCGCACATGCGCTTCAAGTACCACGGCGTGACCCAGCAGGACTTCGACGAGTACGTGGCAAAAACCAAGGCTGCCGGCAGCGCGCTGACCCGCGCGGCCTATATGCAGCTGGAGAAGCCGAGCGAGCGCGAACCCGTGCGCCGCTACGCGGACGTGGACCATGACCTGTACGACGCCATCGTGAACCGCTGCGTCACGCCGGGCTCCGTCTGCATGAGCGAGCAGATGCACCATGACATGCGCCGCGTGTCCATCGACGCCGCCGCCAAGGCGCAGCAGGCCAAGGCTGGCGAAACCAATCTGGCGAAGCTGGATGCCGAAGTGTGCGTGACGCCTGCCGAAGGCCAGGCCGCCGCGCAGCCCACCATTTCAACGAAGAAGTAA
- a CDS encoding AraC family transcriptional regulator, whose product MPSHAFSRQFEEPFDTGPRSFGQPYLLYAAAGAFHLEAEHRSWLLPPHRAALIPADTPIRVSSAGPAASASVLFERGTEIGATSCVVFTVTPLLREMVAYSGRWDQDSAAADPRAEPFFQVLASLAREAASIPDTLWFPCAASEELRRAMAYTVAHFSEPLSLAQVAEAASVSARTLNRRFADEAGMSWTSFLLRVRVVRATEALLTTRQTAAEIAYAHGFGSASRFAQAFRSVTGASPGEFRRPSRAAARGGLG is encoded by the coding sequence ATGCCTTCCCACGCATTCAGCAGGCAGTTCGAAGAACCTTTCGACACGGGGCCGCGCAGCTTCGGGCAGCCCTACCTGCTGTATGCCGCCGCGGGCGCCTTTCACCTTGAGGCGGAACACCGGAGCTGGCTGCTGCCTCCGCACCGGGCCGCCCTGATCCCTGCCGATACGCCGATCCGCGTTTCCAGCGCTGGCCCCGCCGCATCGGCCTCCGTGCTGTTCGAGAGGGGAACGGAGATAGGCGCCACGTCCTGCGTGGTGTTCACCGTTACGCCGCTGTTGCGCGAAATGGTTGCCTATTCCGGCCGCTGGGATCAGGATTCGGCAGCGGCCGATCCGCGCGCGGAGCCTTTCTTCCAGGTGCTGGCCAGCCTTGCGCGGGAGGCTGCGAGCATCCCGGATACGCTCTGGTTTCCATGTGCCGCATCGGAGGAACTGCGCCGGGCAATGGCATATACGGTGGCGCACTTTTCCGAGCCCTTGAGTCTTGCGCAGGTGGCGGAAGCCGCTTCCGTGTCTGCGCGCACCCTGAACCGGCGTTTCGCGGACGAGGCGGGGATGTCCTGGACCAGCTTCCTGCTGCGTGTGAGGGTGGTGCGCGCCACCGAAGCGCTGCTGACAACGCGGCAGACGGCCGCCGAGATTGCGTACGCTCACGGCTTTGGCAGCGCGAGCCGGTTTGCCCAGGCCTTCCGGAGCGTGACCGGCGCCAGCCCCGGCGAATTCCGCCGTCCGAGCCGTGCGGCCGCGCGCGGCGGACTGGGCTAG
- the cyoC gene encoding cytochrome o ubiquinol oxidase subunit III, which translates to MPEMTATTDLSSRYYVREHHPENGTLLGFWIYLMSDCLIFACLFATYAVLGRNFAGAPSGAELFDLPLVALNTAFLLLSSITYGFGMLSAYAKKQRAAVAWLVITGLLGAAFLGLELYEFSHLIHEGYGPQRSGFLTSFFALVGTHGLHVTFGIVWLVTLLFQVGKHGLTRENLRRLMCLSMFWHFLDVVWIGVFTFVYLMGTLP; encoded by the coding sequence ATGCCTGAAATGACTGCGACGACTGACCTGAGCTCGCGCTACTACGTGCGCGAGCACCATCCGGAGAACGGCACCCTGCTGGGGTTCTGGATTTACCTGATGAGCGACTGCCTTATCTTCGCCTGCCTCTTCGCGACCTACGCTGTCCTGGGCCGCAACTTCGCGGGCGCGCCTTCGGGCGCCGAGCTGTTCGACCTGCCGCTGGTGGCCCTGAATACGGCCTTCCTGCTGCTCTCGTCCATCACCTACGGCTTCGGCATGCTCTCCGCCTATGCGAAGAAGCAGCGCGCCGCCGTCGCCTGGCTGGTGATCACCGGCCTGCTGGGCGCGGCCTTCCTGGGCCTGGAACTGTACGAGTTTTCGCACCTGATCCATGAGGGCTACGGCCCGCAGCGCAGCGGCTTCCTGACTTCCTTCTTCGCCCTGGTGGGCACCCATGGCCTGCACGTGACCTTCGGCATCGTGTGGCTGGTGACCCTGCTGTTCCAGGTCGGGAAGCACGGCCTCACGCGCGAAAACCTGCGCCGCCTGATGTGCCTCTCCATGTTCTGGCACTTCCTGGACGTGGTCTGGATCGGCGTCTTCACCTTTGTCTACCTGATGGGAACCCTGCCATGA
- the cyoD gene encoding cytochrome o ubiquinol oxidase subunit IV: MSEHHDHHDHDDGHDHGSVKSYVIGFLLSVILTAIPFWLVMNRTMDSATTAIVILAFAAVQIVVHMIYFLHMNAKAEGGWNMLALIFTVVILVITLSGSLWVMYHMNKNMMPGPMPGAPAHQMNGMN; this comes from the coding sequence ATGAGCGAGCACCACGACCACCACGATCACGACGACGGCCACGATCACGGCAGCGTCAAGAGCTATGTGATCGGCTTCCTGCTGTCGGTGATCCTGACCGCCATTCCCTTCTGGCTGGTGATGAACCGCACGATGGACAGCGCCACCACCGCCATCGTGATCCTGGCCTTCGCCGCCGTGCAGATCGTGGTGCACATGATCTACTTCCTGCACATGAACGCGAAAGCGGAAGGAGGCTGGAACATGCTGGCCCTGATCTTCACCGTCGTCATCCTCGTGATTACGCTGTCCGGTTCCCTGTGGGTCATGTACCACATGAACAAGAACATGATGCCGGGACCGATGCCGGGCGCGCCCGCCCACCAGATGAACGGCATGAACTGA